From the Danaus plexippus chromosome 5, MEX_DaPlex, whole genome shotgun sequence genome, one window contains:
- the LOC116769334 gene encoding uncharacterized protein LOC116769334 isoform X1, translated as MRLRRGLAVSILLVLHLSGSYSDQTTNEGGGGGGSPNSDTNSVAEPSSDQLAMESSERETPSHAYNGPPPPVPPPHVTNRRQNGPHHQSHHPIGMPRISNHQQIHSKPFALGPPVNHHKNDIGPGFRGPPPPQAPPSDAQASASDKVYSTTGDVWPAPAPDMPKILSLDVKCEKNAMRVFLSFDKPFFGIVFSKGHYSNHQCVHLPPNLGRSSASFEIGAHACGTAGSGDPRYRSDVAAAGTYFENVIVIQYDPQVQEVWDQARKLRCTWHDQYEKAVTFRPFPVDMLDVVRADFAGDNVGCWMQIQVGKGPWASEVSGLVKIGQTMTMVLAIKDDDAKFDMLVRDCVAHDGQRAPIQLVDRRGCVTRPKLMSRFTKIKNFGASASVLSYAHFQAFKFPDSMEVHFQCTIQICRYRCPEQCTDAPHNVIGPHAEYGPPQIDQSYPVSVEIRRDERRVRRQRRATSPEKEVGVNRVIRVVSAGDLNLDNNEESIAPKIVPTPGLVCMTTPGFAATLGTLLATLICSCAVSAVLFFKLRPITKLKKKTAAISTIPRPHPTTGPHVISKSRFYS; from the exons ATGCGACTGAGGCGAGGATTGGCTGTCAGCATTCTACTAGTTTTACATCTG AGCGGATCTTATAGTGATCAGACGACAAATGAAGGGGGCGGCGGTGGAGGTTCACCTAATTCCGACACCAACAGCGTTGCAGAACCCTCTAGCGACCAACTGGCGATGGAATCATCAGAACGAGAAACCCCAAGTCACGCTTACAACGGTCCACCGCCCCCAGTGCCACCTCCTCACGTTACAAATCGAAGACAAAATGGGCCCCACCACCAGTCACACCATCCAATAG GTATGCCTCGTATTTCTAATCATCAGCAAATACATTCAAAGCCATTCGCCCTTGGACCTCCTGTGAATCATCATAAAAATGACATTGGGCCAGGATTCCGAGGGCCGCCACCACCCCAAGCTCCACCAAGTGACGCTCAAGCCTCGGCCAGTGACAAGGTCTACAGCACTACTGGTGACGTTTGGCCTGCTCCAGCTCCTGATATGCCGAAAATTTTATCCCTCGACGTCAAATGTGAAAAGAATGCCATGAGAGTATTTCTCAGTTTCGACAAACCATTCTTTGGTATCGTTTTCTCCAAAGGTCACTATTCTAACCATCAATGTGTTCATCTTCCACCAAATTTAGGCAGATCTTCGGCCTCCTTTGAAATTGGTGCGCACGCATGTGGCACAGCTGGAAGCGGAGATCCAAGATATAGGAGCGATGTTGCAGCAGCTGGCACGTactttgaaaatgttattgtcATACAGTATGACCCGCAAGTCCAAGAAGTTTGGGATCAAGCACGCAAACTGCGGTGCACGTGGCACGACCAGTATGAAAAAGCTGTTACTTTCCGCCCCTTCCCCGTAGATATGTTGGATGTGGTTCGTGCTGACTTTGCTGGAGATAATGTGGGATGCTGGATGCAAATACAAGTTGGTAAAGGTCCTTGGGCTTCTGAAGTATCCGGATTAGTTAAAATAGGTCAGACTATGACTATGGTATTAGCGATTAAAGATGATGATGCAAAGTTTGATATGTTAGTTCGTGATTGTGTTGCTCACGATGGTCAACGCGCCCCTATACAATTAGTCGATAGGCGTGGCTGTGTAACTAGACCAAAACTAATGTCGAGGTTCACAAAGATAAAGAATTTCGGAGCTAGCGCATCAGTGCTCTCATACGCGCATTTTCAAGCTTTCAAATTCCCAGACTCCATGGAAGTGCATTTCCAATGTACTATTCAGATTTGTAGATACCGATGCCCCGAACAATGTACTGATGCACCTCATAATGTTATTGGCCCTCACGCTGAATACGGACCACCACAAATTGATCAGTCATATCCCGTAAGTGTTGAAATAAGGAGGGATGAAAGAAGAGTAAGGAGGCAACGTAGAGCCACATCACCTGAAAAGGAAGTTGGCGTTAACAGAGTCATCCGAGTTGTGTCCGCTGGAGACCTGAATTTAGATAATAATGAAGAATCGATCGCTCCCAAAATTGTTCCGACGCCAGGACTTGTTTGCATGACAACGCCAGGATTTGCTGCCACACTTGGAACACTTCTTGCCACTCTTATATGTTCGTGCGCAGTGTCTGCagtattattctttaaattacgTCCCattacaaaacttaaaaagaaaactgCTGCTATTAGCACGATACCACGACCACACCCAACAACAGGACCACATGTCATTTCGAAAAGCCGATTTTATTCGTAA
- the LOC116769334 gene encoding uncharacterized protein LOC116769334 isoform X2, whose product MESSERETPSHAYNGPPPPVPPPHVTNRRQNGPHHQSHHPIGMPRISNHQQIHSKPFALGPPVNHHKNDIGPGFRGPPPPQAPPSDAQASASDKVYSTTGDVWPAPAPDMPKILSLDVKCEKNAMRVFLSFDKPFFGIVFSKGHYSNHQCVHLPPNLGRSSASFEIGAHACGTAGSGDPRYRSDVAAAGTYFENVIVIQYDPQVQEVWDQARKLRCTWHDQYEKAVTFRPFPVDMLDVVRADFAGDNVGCWMQIQVGKGPWASEVSGLVKIGQTMTMVLAIKDDDAKFDMLVRDCVAHDGQRAPIQLVDRRGCVTRPKLMSRFTKIKNFGASASVLSYAHFQAFKFPDSMEVHFQCTIQICRYRCPEQCTDAPHNVIGPHAEYGPPQIDQSYPVSVEIRRDERRVRRQRRATSPEKEVGVNRVIRVVSAGDLNLDNNEESIAPKIVPTPGLVCMTTPGFAATLGTLLATLICSCAVSAVLFFKLRPITKLKKKTAAISTIPRPHPTTGPHVISKSRFYS is encoded by the exons ATGGAATCATCAGAACGAGAAACCCCAAGTCACGCTTACAACGGTCCACCGCCCCCAGTGCCACCTCCTCACGTTACAAATCGAAGACAAAATGGGCCCCACCACCAGTCACACCATCCAATAG GTATGCCTCGTATTTCTAATCATCAGCAAATACATTCAAAGCCATTCGCCCTTGGACCTCCTGTGAATCATCATAAAAATGACATTGGGCCAGGATTCCGAGGGCCGCCACCACCCCAAGCTCCACCAAGTGACGCTCAAGCCTCGGCCAGTGACAAGGTCTACAGCACTACTGGTGACGTTTGGCCTGCTCCAGCTCCTGATATGCCGAAAATTTTATCCCTCGACGTCAAATGTGAAAAGAATGCCATGAGAGTATTTCTCAGTTTCGACAAACCATTCTTTGGTATCGTTTTCTCCAAAGGTCACTATTCTAACCATCAATGTGTTCATCTTCCACCAAATTTAGGCAGATCTTCGGCCTCCTTTGAAATTGGTGCGCACGCATGTGGCACAGCTGGAAGCGGAGATCCAAGATATAGGAGCGATGTTGCAGCAGCTGGCACGTactttgaaaatgttattgtcATACAGTATGACCCGCAAGTCCAAGAAGTTTGGGATCAAGCACGCAAACTGCGGTGCACGTGGCACGACCAGTATGAAAAAGCTGTTACTTTCCGCCCCTTCCCCGTAGATATGTTGGATGTGGTTCGTGCTGACTTTGCTGGAGATAATGTGGGATGCTGGATGCAAATACAAGTTGGTAAAGGTCCTTGGGCTTCTGAAGTATCCGGATTAGTTAAAATAGGTCAGACTATGACTATGGTATTAGCGATTAAAGATGATGATGCAAAGTTTGATATGTTAGTTCGTGATTGTGTTGCTCACGATGGTCAACGCGCCCCTATACAATTAGTCGATAGGCGTGGCTGTGTAACTAGACCAAAACTAATGTCGAGGTTCACAAAGATAAAGAATTTCGGAGCTAGCGCATCAGTGCTCTCATACGCGCATTTTCAAGCTTTCAAATTCCCAGACTCCATGGAAGTGCATTTCCAATGTACTATTCAGATTTGTAGATACCGATGCCCCGAACAATGTACTGATGCACCTCATAATGTTATTGGCCCTCACGCTGAATACGGACCACCACAAATTGATCAGTCATATCCCGTAAGTGTTGAAATAAGGAGGGATGAAAGAAGAGTAAGGAGGCAACGTAGAGCCACATCACCTGAAAAGGAAGTTGGCGTTAACAGAGTCATCCGAGTTGTGTCCGCTGGAGACCTGAATTTAGATAATAATGAAGAATCGATCGCTCCCAAAATTGTTCCGACGCCAGGACTTGTTTGCATGACAACGCCAGGATTTGCTGCCACACTTGGAACACTTCTTGCCACTCTTATATGTTCGTGCGCAGTGTCTGCagtattattctttaaattacgTCCCattacaaaacttaaaaagaaaactgCTGCTATTAGCACGATACCACGACCACACCCAACAACAGGACCACATGTCATTTCGAAAAGCCGATTTTATTCGTAA